The following coding sequences are from one Saprospiraceae bacterium window:
- a CDS encoding transporter: MLLQLYSLKPRAGFLHHFLPPGITIFLLLLSGRNINALHAQTPFDGIMMPKHNTCIFAGYSQGSFDHYWEADRLRTNETISKFTRRSYSWMAAVGIIDKLNVYAGFPYIQTSSAEPNGGRLDGVNGLQDLDLAAKYQFLNKEGEFGTTRASATIDFTTPLTKYLSDYQPYSIGLGAPQLTYQLLVSHQFKPGVYLRANAAYFWRGYTKAERIYYYADGSHYSDWMDVPSAWTFGGALGGYLFGEDLRLELSYVNFSSTDGDDIRPYNSSQPTNKVDFGQVGFLAQYKPKFAKGLGLIVNHQRTITGRNTGKINTTCFGLTYQFVYYKNKPTNEN; the protein is encoded by the coding sequence ATGCTACTACAACTTTACTCCTTAAAACCAAGGGCAGGGTTTTTACATCACTTTCTTCCGCCAGGAATCACAATATTCCTCCTATTGCTCTCAGGAAGAAATATTAATGCTCTACATGCACAAACTCCATTTGACGGCATCATGATGCCAAAACACAATACATGTATTTTTGCAGGTTATTCGCAGGGAAGTTTTGATCATTATTGGGAAGCTGACAGATTGCGTACCAACGAAACAATTTCAAAATTTACCAGACGATCTTATTCCTGGATGGCAGCAGTTGGCATCATAGATAAACTCAATGTTTATGCAGGTTTTCCTTATATCCAAACTAGTTCAGCCGAGCCAAATGGAGGAAGATTGGATGGAGTAAATGGTTTGCAGGATTTAGACCTCGCCGCTAAATATCAATTTCTGAATAAAGAAGGAGAATTTGGAACTACCAGAGCATCAGCGACAATAGACTTCACCACTCCGTTGACAAAATATCTTTCAGATTATCAACCATACAGCATCGGCCTGGGTGCTCCACAATTGACCTACCAGTTATTGGTATCTCACCAATTTAAACCCGGTGTGTATCTGAGGGCAAATGCCGCATATTTTTGGCGAGGATATACGAAAGCAGAGCGTATTTATTATTATGCTGATGGGAGCCATTATTCTGACTGGATGGACGTTCCAAGCGCTTGGACATTTGGTGGAGCCTTAGGGGGCTATTTATTTGGAGAAGATTTAAGACTTGAATTAAGTTATGTAAATTTTTCTTCAACAGATGGCGACGACATTCGTCCTTATAATTCGTCACAACCGACCAACAAAGTGGATTTCGGGCAGGTAGGGTTTCTTGCCCAATACAAACCAAAATTTGCTAAAGGATTAGGCTTGATCGTCAATCACCAACGGACCATTACAGGTAGAAATACCGGTAAAATCAACACCACCTGTTTCGGTCTTACTTATCAATTTGTATATTATAAAAACAAACCTACTAATGAAAACTAA
- a CDS encoding DUF1211 domain-containing protein has product MKEKNIAYERVIFFSDAVVAIAITLLALELRVELPPGEHLTFSALIKPWHNYAAFLLSFVTIAGLWRTHHNFFVHIERIDERMLYINILWLFFLVVLPFSTTLVSQYFGDTPAIFMYSLNIFLLSLSQNFIWDYANGKEEFMTYDEMQLDVRKRITWMMNAYVINAFWL; this is encoded by the coding sequence ATGAAAGAGAAAAACATTGCATACGAACGTGTCATTTTTTTTAGCGATGCCGTGGTAGCTATAGCGATCACTTTGCTTGCACTGGAGTTGAGAGTTGAACTGCCACCCGGAGAACATCTCACATTTTCTGCGCTGATAAAACCCTGGCACAATTATGCTGCCTTCCTTCTTTCTTTCGTCACAATAGCAGGTTTATGGAGAACTCACCACAATTTCTTTGTTCATATCGAAAGGATAGACGAACGAATGCTCTATATCAATATTTTGTGGTTGTTCTTTTTGGTCGTTTTACCATTTTCAACTACACTGGTAAGCCAATATTTTGGTGATACACCTGCTATCTTCATGTACAGTCTCAATATTTTTTTGTTATCCTTATCACAAAACTTCATTTGGGATTACGCCAACGGAAAAGAAGAATTCATGACATATGATGAAATGCAGTTGGACGTCCGCAAACGCATCACTTGGATGATGAACGCCTATGTAATCAATGCTTTTTGGCTATGA
- a CDS encoding T9SS type A sorting domain-containing protein, translating to MGSRTNGDAEDFIDVSQFEEGIYFIRIELDGEIETLKFVKCGE from the coding sequence TTGGGTAGTAGAACGAATGGAGACGCAGAGGATTTTATAGATGTAAGCCAATTCGAGGAAGGAATTTATTTTATAAGGATAGAACTAGATGGCGAAATAGAAACATTAAAGTTTGTTAAATGTGGAGAGTAA
- a CDS encoding MerR family transcriptional regulator, translating to MAVYSITDLAKLTGIKAHTLRIWEKRYNILSPGRTATNMRYYSDDDLRKISGIAMLTQRGYKISHLTELPVEEMESLLANVTDSEWINAESLDAFTLCVLQLDEKKFVHLLDTNIEQLGFDEMFSNILMPLLDKMHSMWLSGAIKKIHQEFLIQIIKKKLYQAIAVEDKKTQILPIKFLIFLPPRETQELSCIFLIYALKKKGIQVLDAGSDINTIDLYHAVVAYDPQFIASFVQEKSSKAYIEDFLRTTADLKNHPILLLSGYYAQDLMVHQDVVRVMQSFDELEDFISTIIPFSSKN from the coding sequence TTGGCCGTTTACTCGATTACAGATTTAGCTAAACTGACTGGAATAAAAGCGCATACCTTACGTATATGGGAAAAGCGATATAATATTTTGTCTCCCGGGCGAACTGCCACAAATATGCGCTACTATTCAGATGATGACCTTCGCAAAATATCGGGTATCGCCATGCTAACTCAGAGAGGTTATAAGATTTCACACCTTACGGAGCTCCCTGTAGAAGAAATGGAGTCTCTGCTTGCAAATGTCACCGATTCAGAGTGGATCAACGCAGAGTCACTCGACGCCTTCACATTGTGCGTCCTGCAACTCGATGAAAAAAAGTTCGTACACCTGCTGGATACCAATATCGAGCAATTGGGTTTTGACGAGATGTTTTCCAACATCCTAATGCCCCTTCTCGACAAAATGCATTCAATGTGGCTATCGGGTGCGATCAAGAAAATACACCAAGAATTTTTGATCCAAATCATAAAGAAAAAACTCTACCAAGCAATAGCTGTAGAAGACAAGAAAACTCAGATTCTACCGATTAAATTCCTGATTTTTTTACCTCCTCGAGAGACTCAGGAGCTGAGTTGCATTTTCCTCATTTATGCCCTCAAAAAGAAAGGCATTCAGGTACTGGATGCCGGCTCAGACATCAACACCATTGATCTTTATCATGCTGTAGTTGCCTACGATCCGCAATTTATCGCATCTTTTGTCCAGGAAAAAAGTAGTAAAGCTTATATAGAAGACTTTTTGAGAACAACAGCTGACCTAAAAAACCATCCAATCCTTCTACTTTCCGGTTACTATGCACAGGATCTCATGGTTCATCAAGATGTGGTCAGGGTGATGCAGAGTTTTGATGAATTGGAAGACTTTATTTCGACAATCATTCCTTTTTCTTCAAAAAACTAA
- a CDS encoding DNA-3-methyladenine glycosylase 2 family protein — MYSKKAAGILSKDPTLNKIIQKIPPDTLYKADSSVPLYNFLIRSIVGQQLSTKVAQVIFDRFLDIYERKMPSAQVLKNTDDELLRSCGLSGQKSSYIKNIASFWIENKLHKTEFSELADEEIISLLTQIKGVGQWTVQMVLMFCLGRPDVFSPEDFGIISAMQDVYKLDLQGTKLKKQCIEISQQWKPHRTLACFYLWAYKDQKKS; from the coding sequence ATGTACTCCAAGAAAGCAGCAGGCATTTTATCCAAGGATCCTACACTCAATAAGATCATCCAAAAAATTCCACCTGATACTCTTTATAAAGCAGACTCAAGTGTGCCTCTGTACAATTTTTTGATACGCAGCATTGTAGGACAACAATTGTCTACAAAAGTAGCACAGGTGATTTTCGATAGATTTTTAGATATATATGAAAGAAAAATGCCCTCAGCACAGGTACTCAAGAATACAGATGATGAGCTATTGAGAAGCTGTGGGCTTTCGGGACAGAAAAGTTCGTACATCAAGAATATTGCTTCATTTTGGATAGAGAATAAATTGCACAAGACAGAATTTAGTGAATTGGCAGATGAAGAGATCATCAGTTTGCTCACTCAGATAAAAGGAGTAGGCCAATGGACCGTTCAAATGGTGCTGATGTTTTGCTTGGGTAGGCCAGACGTGTTTTCACCTGAAGATTTTGGAATTATCAGCGCCATGCAGGATGTTTATAAACTGGATTTGCAGGGAACTAAATTAAAAAAACAGTGTATCGAAATTTCTCAACAGTGGAAACCACACAGAACGCTTGCTTGTTTTTATCTTTGGGCTTACAAGGATCAAAAAAAATCTTAA
- a CDS encoding NAD(P)H-binding protein, translating into MNLTIIGASAGVGFETVKRALERGHRVTTLSRSGLSLPSDPSLIDVKGSATDRNVLRQVLKESDAVIVALGTGKSMKATTLYSDFARLLIEIEPDLNKNKPYIVLTGFGAGESGSYVHNFFMKLFFKFFLKDVYADKTIMEEIFSKSDLKWEIVRPGILKSDPLTEKYRVESKLFKGIKIGSINRSDVADFLVKQAESPSHLFQYVSLSNK; encoded by the coding sequence ATGAATTTAACAATTATTGGTGCTTCTGCAGGTGTTGGCTTTGAGACTGTAAAACGTGCATTGGAAAGAGGTCACCGGGTGACTACCCTCTCAAGATCCGGACTGAGTTTGCCTTCTGACCCAAGCTTGATTGATGTAAAGGGGAGTGCTACCGACAGGAATGTATTGAGGCAAGTCTTGAAGGAAAGCGATGCAGTTATCGTTGCCTTAGGGACAGGTAAAAGTATGAAAGCCACGACGCTTTATTCTGACTTTGCCAGGCTACTTATCGAGATCGAACCTGACTTAAATAAAAATAAACCATACATCGTCCTTACTGGATTTGGCGCCGGTGAAAGTGGAAGTTATGTTCACAATTTCTTTATGAAACTGTTTTTCAAATTTTTCTTAAAAGACGTTTATGCAGATAAAACTATAATGGAAGAGATTTTTTCAAAGTCAGATTTGAAATGGGAAATCGTTAGACCCGGTATTTTGAAATCAGATCCATTGACTGAAAAGTACAGGGTAGAATCAAAACTTTTTAAAGGTATAAAAATTGGCTCAATAAATCGCTCTGACGTAGCGGATTTTCTGGTTAAACAAGCCGAATCACCTTCTCATTTGTTTCAATACGTATCATTGTCCAATAAGTGA
- a CDS encoding protein BatD, which translates to MPRSLLIFVIAVLTVYATHAQVSFDAITEVKSILEGSTFVVRYKLANAEGRQFQAPEFTPFTIVGGPNKSVQTTIINGAMTSSVSYSYSLLANKVGTFEIPPASMIVQGRTLKSNSLRISVVKSQAGTNRRSDDKGFFILAEVDTSSTYLGQQLNLTYTLYTRVNLENLEILKSPELQSFQFEYISTGHLQAQTTVYKGQNYTTKLLSRIILFPIKTGWVEIAPVIYRVGVAGESNDDPFGFSMPSFFNTRIENIQTNPLRIFVKDLPKPAPASFSGAVGDFSASISKIAPSFNLSDAIQIKLDIRGNGNLDLIQPSLISSDSLFESSAPKTGDIVKVGEDPFLVKARSYEFLLTPKKSGEVILVPAFSYFDPAKGKYITFSDSLDVKINATTNSSTRENQSSSDIFFYPEVDNGTGDPDIFHKWYAWLALGLILGIYLIPSGKVQSWLQKNQVSPSAALKSKNAVQSSPADRLEQKLVKHLNTIYPHHHFESLNYESKEWISSSHLPESQSILNLIQEWEYLKFSKIEDKISWNDLEIKIDKLS; encoded by the coding sequence ATGCCTCGATCTTTATTGATTTTTGTAATTGCAGTTTTGACTGTTTATGCAACTCATGCACAGGTCAGTTTTGATGCGATTACGGAGGTCAAAAGCATATTAGAGGGCAGTACATTTGTAGTGAGATACAAATTGGCAAATGCAGAAGGGAGGCAGTTTCAGGCACCTGAATTCACACCTTTTACCATTGTAGGTGGTCCCAATAAATCAGTGCAAACTACCATCATCAATGGCGCCATGACCAGCTCAGTATCTTATTCGTATTCGTTACTCGCAAACAAAGTCGGTACTTTTGAAATCCCACCGGCATCGATGATTGTTCAGGGCAGAACTCTAAAGTCCAATTCACTTCGAATCAGCGTAGTCAAGTCACAAGCCGGCACAAATCGGAGATCCGATGACAAAGGTTTTTTTATACTTGCTGAGGTGGATACATCCTCGACTTATTTGGGGCAACAGCTCAACTTGACTTATACTTTGTACACCAGAGTTAATTTGGAAAATTTAGAAATATTAAAATCGCCGGAGCTGCAATCATTTCAATTTGAGTATATTTCTACCGGACATCTGCAAGCTCAAACGACGGTTTACAAAGGCCAGAATTATACTACCAAATTACTTTCAAGGATAATTTTATTTCCTATAAAAACCGGGTGGGTTGAGATAGCTCCCGTGATTTATCGAGTTGGAGTTGCCGGAGAAAGCAATGACGATCCGTTTGGATTTTCAATGCCTTCATTTTTTAATACTAGGATTGAAAACATTCAAACCAATCCATTGCGAATTTTTGTTAAAGATCTACCTAAACCAGCGCCAGCCTCATTTTCAGGTGCTGTGGGAGATTTTTCTGCCTCGATCAGCAAAATAGCACCAAGTTTTAATCTAAGCGATGCCATTCAAATTAAACTGGATATTCGCGGCAATGGCAATTTGGATCTCATACAACCTTCGTTAATTTCTTCTGATAGTTTATTTGAATCTTCTGCCCCCAAAACGGGTGATATAGTTAAAGTGGGGGAAGATCCCTTTCTTGTAAAAGCAAGGAGTTACGAGTTCTTATTGACGCCTAAAAAATCTGGCGAGGTAATACTTGTCCCTGCGTTCAGTTACTTTGATCCGGCAAAAGGAAAGTACATTACTTTTTCAGACAGTTTAGATGTTAAGATCAATGCAACTACAAATTCAAGTACCAGAGAGAATCAGTCTTCATCGGATATCTTTTTTTATCCTGAAGTTGATAATGGGACAGGAGATCCGGATATTTTCCATAAGTGGTATGCTTGGTTGGCATTGGGATTGATTTTAGGAATTTATTTAATTCCTTCAGGTAAAGTTCAGTCTTGGCTCCAAAAGAATCAGGTTTCTCCTTCCGCAGCGCTTAAATCAAAAAACGCAGTCCAGAGTTCTCCTGCTGATCGACTTGAACAAAAATTGGTGAAACACTTAAATACAATTTATCCCCACCATCATTTTGAGTCTCTGAATTATGAATCAAAAGAATGGATAAGTTCTTCTCATTTACCTGAAAGTCAATCCATTTTGAATTTGATCCAGGAGTGGGAATATTTGAAGTTTAGCAAAATTGAAGACAAGATAAGCTGGAATGATCTTGAAATAAAAATAGACAAGCTTTCCTGA
- the bshA gene encoding N-acetyl-alpha-D-glucosaminyl L-malate synthase BshA: MRIGIVCYPTYGGSGVVATELGIALADKGCEVHFISYKRPVRLGPYHPRTFYHEVSSFEYPLFDFKPYDSALTSKIVDVALHYKLEILHVHYAIPHATIAFLAREILKTKGIYLPIVTTLHGTDITLVGTESSFHPTVEFGINQSDGVTAVSQSLKSDTLESFHIINPIEVIPNFIDFNRFYMKDCKNLRRQFVSDDQKILMHISNFRKVKRVVDIVRMFAIVSASIDSKLVLVGDGPERTAVTELGRELGVENRLVFLGKQEAIEDLLSMADVFVVASEKESFGLAALEAMACGVPVVSSDAGGLQEVIRDGYSGFICPTGDFEMMAERSIELLRDQQKLSLFRKQAIAQAHEFDLLKILPKYIQHYEKVIGARSTSV, encoded by the coding sequence ATGCGAATAGGTATAGTATGTTATCCGACTTACGGAGGTAGTGGGGTGGTAGCTACCGAGCTCGGTATTGCCCTAGCAGATAAAGGCTGTGAGGTTCATTTCATCAGTTACAAAAGGCCTGTAAGACTGGGACCATATCATCCAAGGACCTTTTACCACGAGGTGAGTTCATTTGAATATCCCTTGTTCGATTTTAAGCCTTATGATAGTGCATTGACCAGTAAAATAGTCGACGTTGCCCTTCATTACAAGTTGGAGATTCTTCACGTCCACTATGCTATTCCACATGCCACTATCGCATTTTTGGCAAGAGAGATCCTGAAGACAAAAGGGATCTATCTACCTATTGTGACAACCTTGCATGGTACGGATATCACTCTTGTGGGCACCGAGAGTTCATTTCATCCCACAGTAGAATTTGGCATTAACCAATCCGACGGCGTGACTGCGGTTAGCCAATCACTGAAGTCGGATACTCTGGAGTCTTTTCATATTATTAATCCTATCGAGGTCATTCCCAATTTTATAGACTTCAATCGATTTTATATGAAGGATTGCAAAAATCTGCGAAGGCAGTTTGTCTCAGATGATCAGAAAATCTTGATGCACATCAGCAATTTTAGGAAGGTAAAAAGGGTTGTGGATATTGTCAGAATGTTTGCAATAGTCAGTGCATCGATCGATAGCAAACTTGTATTGGTCGGTGATGGTCCCGAACGAACTGCTGTAACAGAATTAGGGCGTGAACTAGGAGTCGAAAACCGTTTAGTATTTTTGGGTAAGCAGGAAGCGATAGAAGATTTGTTATCTATGGCGGATGTGTTTGTCGTAGCATCAGAAAAAGAGTCTTTCGGGCTGGCAGCTTTGGAAGCCATGGCTTGTGGAGTTCCCGTGGTGTCTTCTGATGCAGGAGGTTTACAAGAAGTGATCAGGGATGGCTATAGTGGATTTATTTGCCCCACCGGAGATTTTGAAATGATGGCAGAAAGAAGTATAGAACTCCTGAGAGATCAACAGAAGTTATCGCTTTTTAGGAAGCAGGCTATCGCACAGGCTCACGAATTTGACCTGTTGAAGATTCTACCGAAATACATTCAACATTATGAGAAAGTAATCGGGGCCAGATCAACTTCCGTTTGA
- a CDS encoding dodecin domain-containing protein — MSVVKVIEIMCSSKKSWEDATATGVAKAAKSLKNIRSAWVQDQSVTVDKGKVKEYRITLKLSFELE; from the coding sequence ATGTCAGTAGTAAAAGTCATCGAAATCATGTGTAGCTCTAAGAAGAGTTGGGAAGATGCAACTGCCACAGGTGTTGCCAAAGCTGCAAAATCTCTTAAGAATATTCGCTCTGCTTGGGTGCAGGATCAAAGTGTGACTGTGGACAAGGGCAAAGTAAAAGAATATCGTATTACCTTAAAATTGAGCTTCGAACTAGAATAA
- a CDS encoding phosphatase PAP2 family protein, translating to MKTKIYIALFSFLFITACEKDIPTHYEYDSYSFSNTDKDAGNWKTTLISSALQINVVPPTAINSPEYLAELAQLKTTQLSLPENIQSDIKYWTNNPVLRWNEIARELIAKYNLIPGPNDDGTYTLPNASKPTGPPPFPFAHPPYACRALAYLSVAQYDGLITAWYYKSLYSRAAACVTDPNIHNFHQTNTIPSYPSDEAVIARVSKEILTAMFPLEKEYLNTLESKHLAAIRSAGTCVQSDVDAGISIANEIAALALQRASSDGMKNAQAPKAVADSIKNDAISRFGWSWVNLEIPARPVGLTPLFGKVRMWNVPNVQVVRPGAPPAFGSNEYNACVAQLKDYAANLTRERRRIANYWSDGLGTYTPPGHWNEIATSIIVAQKLNPIRTARILAYMNMAIMDGGISCWDAKYYYHYPRPIQNIAGFKTILGTPNFPSYTSGHSVFSAAAADVLAYFFPSHAQSVNEMANEAAVSRIYGGIHWAFDASAGLTQGKAVAKYSIDLAKKDGAE from the coding sequence ATGAAAACTAAAATCTATATCGCATTATTTTCCTTTCTTTTTATCACAGCATGTGAAAAAGACATACCAACGCATTACGAATATGACAGTTATTCATTTTCAAATACTGATAAGGACGCGGGTAACTGGAAAACAACTTTGATCAGCTCAGCTCTTCAAATCAATGTTGTCCCACCCACTGCAATAAATAGCCCTGAATATCTCGCTGAACTTGCACAACTTAAAACTACACAGCTATCACTTCCGGAAAACATTCAAAGTGATATCAAGTATTGGACCAACAATCCAGTACTTCGTTGGAATGAAATTGCCAGGGAGTTAATTGCTAAATACAATCTCATTCCAGGCCCAAACGATGATGGAACTTATACTCTCCCCAACGCTTCGAAACCAACAGGACCTCCTCCTTTTCCTTTTGCTCATCCTCCCTACGCCTGCAGGGCTTTGGCATACTTGTCTGTAGCTCAATATGATGGTCTGATCACAGCCTGGTACTATAAGTCCTTATATTCTCGGGCAGCAGCCTGCGTTACCGATCCGAATATTCATAACTTTCATCAGACCAATACGATCCCTTCTTATCCTTCGGATGAAGCGGTTATTGCAAGGGTTTCAAAAGAAATCCTAACAGCCATGTTTCCATTGGAAAAAGAATATCTGAATACTCTGGAATCAAAACATCTCGCTGCTATCAGATCCGCCGGAACTTGTGTCCAAAGTGACGTAGATGCCGGAATATCAATAGCAAATGAAATAGCAGCTCTGGCGTTGCAACGAGCATCATCAGATGGAATGAAAAATGCACAAGCCCCTAAAGCAGTGGCAGATTCCATAAAAAATGATGCTATATCAAGATTTGGCTGGAGTTGGGTCAATTTGGAAATCCCTGCAAGACCAGTTGGACTTACTCCGCTTTTTGGTAAAGTGCGTATGTGGAATGTCCCAAATGTACAAGTTGTCAGGCCGGGAGCTCCACCTGCATTTGGCTCTAATGAATACAATGCCTGCGTCGCCCAACTTAAAGACTATGCTGCTAATTTGACAAGAGAAAGGAGAAGGATTGCCAATTATTGGTCAGATGGTCTTGGCACGTATACGCCACCGGGACACTGGAATGAAATTGCCACAAGTATCATCGTAGCACAAAAATTGAATCCTATACGAACAGCGAGAATATTGGCCTATATGAATATGGCTATAATGGATGGTGGTATCAGCTGTTGGGATGCTAAGTACTACTATCATTATCCAAGACCTATTCAAAATATTGCAGGATTTAAAACCATCCTGGGCACTCCGAATTTTCCATCTTATACCTCGGGGCATAGTGTATTTTCTGCCGCTGCTGCCGATGTATTGGCGTATTTCTTTCCATCACATGCACAATCCGTTAATGAAATGGCAAATGAAGCAGCGGTATCACGAATCTATGGAGGGATACACTGGGCTTTTGACGCCAGCGCAGGATTGACTCAGGGCAAAGCAGTAGCAAAATATTCTATCGATCTCGCAAAAAAAGACGGTGCTGAATAA
- a CDS encoding BatD family protein — MKKQFIFLFTTLFLCKTLSAQGVEFIVNLSNDTVLLGNYIEVEYTISNGDGKFIPPLFAGLQLIAGPNKSSSYSVINGVVSQSASYTYYFSADETGNYIIPPAELEIGGKIIKSTPVKIYVAPNPDNIRQRPRNDFDDNEDLPRNNKSKKKIIKL, encoded by the coding sequence ATGAAAAAACAGTTTATTTTTCTATTTACGACATTATTTTTGTGTAAGACATTATCAGCTCAGGGAGTAGAGTTTATCGTAAACCTAAGCAATGATACTGTATTACTGGGAAATTATATTGAAGTAGAATACACCATCAGCAATGGTGATGGAAAATTTATACCACCACTTTTTGCCGGATTGCAATTGATCGCAGGACCAAATAAATCTTCGTCCTACAGCGTAATCAATGGTGTAGTGAGCCAAAGTGCAAGTTATACTTATTATTTTTCTGCAGACGAGACTGGAAATTATATCATTCCACCTGCTGAGCTGGAGATTGGCGGTAAAATAATTAAATCTACTCCTGTCAAAATTTACGTAGCACCTAACCCGGATAACATTCGGCAGAGACCTCGAAATGATTTTGACGACAATGAAGATTTACCTCGAAACAATAAATCTAAGAAAAAAATTATCAAACTTTAA
- a CDS encoding tetratricopeptide repeat protein produces the protein MYWKKEIMLVSIGFGLVGLSFAQKNDPFQIRGDRMYKDSNFVAAEENYRKAQEMKPEAKNMYNIGNSLYSQGRTKEAISAYESAVQLEDRRMNKANAYYNLGNSYFAEKNFEKSIDAYKEGLKLNPSDIQAKQNLALAKQYLMQQQQQQQQKQQQQQQQQEQQEIKDKDQKSQQNQDNKSDEKQQQQQQQQQQQQKSPQNQEQKESADKMSKEEAQQIMNMIEDQDSKVREKLQKANKQNTKKEKDW, from the coding sequence ATGTATTGGAAGAAAGAAATAATGTTAGTCAGTATAGGATTTGGTCTTGTCGGTCTAAGTTTTGCTCAGAAGAATGACCCGTTTCAGATTCGCGGAGATCGAATGTATAAGGATTCTAATTTTGTTGCAGCGGAGGAAAACTACAGAAAGGCACAAGAGATGAAACCTGAAGCAAAGAATATGTACAATATTGGAAATAGTTTATATTCACAAGGACGAACAAAAGAAGCGATCAGTGCATATGAAAGTGCTGTTCAGTTGGAAGATAGAAGGATGAATAAGGCAAACGCCTATTATAATTTGGGAAACTCATATTTTGCTGAGAAGAATTTTGAGAAAAGTATAGACGCTTATAAAGAGGGTTTGAAATTAAATCCTTCAGATATACAGGCAAAACAAAACCTCGCTCTTGCTAAACAATATTTAATGCAACAACAACAACAACAACAGCAGAAACAGCAGCAACAGCAACAACAACAAGAACAACAAGAAATTAAAGATAAAGACCAAAAATCTCAACAGAATCAAGATAATAAATCTGATGAGAAACAGCAGCAACAACAACAGCAGCAACAACAACAGCAAAAATCACCACAAAATCAGGAGCAAAAGGAATCTGCGGACAAAATGAGCAAGGAAGAAGCCCAACAGATTATGAATATGATAGAAGATCAAGATAGTAAGGTGAGAGAAAAATTGCAGAAGGCAAACAAACAGAATACAAAAAAAGAAAAAGATTGGTAA
- a CDS encoding sigma-70 family RNA polymerase sigma factor encodes MSEILKPSLGEIIKKYRGQLFSFIKGKTRSTEDAEDILQEVWYQFSKITNLSELENISAWLFSVSRNKITDLYRKRKTESLEEMTFQDEDGDFQIKELLLLDESQNPEWAHLKDLLWVELFKALDELPENQRLVFIENEMEEKTLKQIADEQSENIKTIISRKSYAIKHLRKRLYVLYNELLKN; translated from the coding sequence ATGAGTGAGATATTGAAACCTTCTCTTGGTGAAATTATAAAAAAGTATAGAGGTCAATTATTTTCTTTTATTAAAGGGAAAACGAGAAGTACAGAAGATGCTGAGGATATTTTGCAAGAAGTATGGTACCAGTTTAGCAAAATAACCAATCTCAGTGAATTGGAAAATATCAGTGCATGGCTGTTTTCAGTTTCGAGAAATAAGATAACTGACCTTTATCGAAAGCGAAAAACTGAAAGTTTGGAGGAAATGACCTTTCAAGATGAAGACGGGGATTTTCAAATTAAAGAACTGTTATTGCTGGACGAGAGTCAAAATCCAGAGTGGGCTCATCTTAAAGATTTATTATGGGTTGAACTTTTTAAAGCTTTGGATGAATTACCTGAAAATCAAAGACTGGTATTTATAGAAAATGAAATGGAGGAAAAGACTCTAAAGCAAATAGCTGATGAGCAAAGTGAAAATATAAAAACAATAATAAGTCGAAAAAGCTATGCGATAAAACACCTAAGAAAAAGATTGTATGTATT